In the Synechococcus sp. MU1643 genome, CGCCGTGCAGCATGTGTTTGGTTTTGGACCACGTAAAGGTAATGATAGTGAATCTTCGAATCCTAAACTTTAACGTTTCAAGAGTTCATTTCCCTCGCATTATCTTGTCTTGACTTCCCTGGTGCTTGATTGATTTCTTGTTTAGCGCTTTCGATTTTTGCAAGGTGTTCGGTTGCGGTTCGGTTATCTCACTCACGCAGTGCTTCTAAGGCTGGCGAGAGTAACTGAGTTATTTTAATCAATCCCATGACCACCGAAATTCGTAATTGGGCTGTCGTTGCTGCTTTGATGGAAGCTCAAGGTGCAACTAATAGTCAGATGTATATCCGTGCGAAAGCACTTGCAGAAGGTAAGTCCGACCCTATGCCAACTAGCTTCCCTGCGGCTCCTTTCAGCATTTCGACTGTTTGAGATTAAAGCAATTATTGGCCTGACTAATCGCCAGGCCCTTTCCCTCTACATCCCTCATGACAAATCACCATCTTTCAGTTGAGCAAAGGTTTCATCTCGAAGCTGCATTTCGAGAGATCGATGCCTGCCAAGACTTAGATAAGCTTCGCGAGGTTACTAAACAGATCATCACCGCACAGGAGAATGAGAAGGCGTTTGCTCGCGAGGCGATGTCGCAGCTCCGGAAAGAAATGGAGTTCGCTGCCTCAAAAAAATTCGGTTTTAACTGGGGGCAAAGCTGAATTACTTTTAGATTGGTTGGACCGTATAAGCCTTGAGAGAGGTCTTCAGTGGTGGACTCTTTAGTGGTCCTTCTAGACTAACTCAACGCAGGCCATCCGAAGGCGCGTTGATCATCTAGACAGTCATTGTCCAAACATTGGACACTTAGAGATATAAGTAGACAGATCAATGCAACTCATAATTGTGAGTGCCGCTGCGAAGCTTCTTGGATCCAAGTCGTTCGGAGCTCTACAAGCTGATCAGTGACGGCTGGTGGGATGCATATGCGCATGCCCAGATTCCGAGTGGGCAGCGATTGCTTGACTTTGAAGGACTGAAGAAGACGCTGCAGGGCTTCTGTCAGTGGCATGTCGATGGTTTTCGTCTTCGAAAGACTCTTTGATGTTGGGTGCTTTATTCTTCGCTCTATCGGAGCAAGTCTTCTAGGTCAAAATCTTGTGGCGGAAGCCTGTAGGACCGTGAATATGTCCTCTTCGCGATCCTTCTGAGTAGAAGGAGAGCCACTGCCAGCATGAGTAGCAGAAGAATTTCTAAAGCAACAGTGTGGCGCTAGCCGATGTCATCCCAGATCAGGCAGATGGCGCTGTCATCATCACTCATGCAACAAGGGGCCTGCCATGACGAACGATCGAGGTCACTTGGTTGGTGGTCGAGTCAACCACCATGTAAGTGCACATCAGCGCTTTCGACTTTGTGCGGGCACACAAGTAGGCCCTGAATTCAGTTTGGAAGTAGAGCTCCTTGACCCAACGGTCGGGAGCTTCTTGCTTAACGACGTTGTACACAGCTATTGCCTGGTTCCTTGCTCTAGCAATGCTTTTGATGCACCCGCCCAAACCACGGAATTTCCGCTGTTTGGGCACCAGCACTTATCCAACGAGTCGGTCATCTTCAGCCAGGATCGCTTTCCCTTTTGAAATCCTCAGCACCTCACCTGAGTTGCCTGAGCTTTCGTAGACGACTCGATAAAGCCCGAAAGTATTTAGCGATTTGGTCCGGGCGTTGGTGAAAGCTTTGAACTCAGTCTCGAAGCACTGTTCCTGAAACCAAATGTCGGGCCCATCGCTTCGTTCAACGCAGAACATCATCTGTATCCATTGAGGCTCTCAGCTTGCTGAGGGTGGAGCTGCTCGCTTGCTATCTCCAAATGAGCTTCGGGATCATGTCTTCAGTTGGCGACCAGTGAGCAAGGGACCCAGTCAGAATCAGGAGCCCAGCTCGTCAATGGCACATGATGTGCTTTGGCCGAGCATTCGTGGTGTTCACTCTTACGAAATCACTGTTCAGCTGGAAGACCGCAGGAATCCTGACGGGAGTGAAGCTGGTGACACTTGCTGTCGTACTTGGCCTAGCACGTGCAGGACTTCTTCCTCAGTGGTTTCCGCATTGGGGTTAGCCCGCTTCAGGATCTCAGCCCATCTCCGTTTGCCACGGGTAAGCCCAGAGCACCTGTTCTTCAGGTTCTGGCCTTGCTGTTTTTGCAGGGTCGCTCCCCTCTCTTCAACTTGAGCCACATCGCTTTTTCAAGTGCCGTCAGCTTTGGAGACGTCTCATGCAACGCAGCTTCGGCTCGTCTCCTCGCGGCAATGATGAAGCGGTCTGTCTTGTCGACACCGTCTAATCCCATGTCCCTAAAAAGGACGACGGTTGCAAGGTAGACCTATGCAACGGGCTTGCATCGAATGCCAGTGAGCCCTCACTTCAAACGAAGGCAAGAGCTAATGGGGACTCCAGTCACCCCATAAAATCTTGGCCGTCGCGAACGATTGCTTTCACATCGTTAGTGGTCTGGGCGACAACTCTGTAACTGCACGCCTTGACCTTCGACATGACACGTGCTCGGAGATAGGTCCTTACCTCAGTTTTAAAGCACAAGTCTTTGATCCAATGGTCAGGAGCGTCCTCTTGATGGATGCAGTACAAGGGTTGTCCTTACTCACAACTATTGGTGTTAACACAGTCCGGTAGTCATGTTCGAGAAATGATTAAGCAGTTTTCTCGTCTGCTAGAGCGGTAATGAGCAGCGCACGGCACTGGGCGGGTCGCAAGTTGAACTCATCGTTCAGCAGGTGCTGAATCGCGTCATCTTTCCTTCGTTCTCTCGCCAGCTCACGGGCATGTCGGATTTGGTCTGGGGGAAAGGTCATTCCCTCCTCGAAGCAAGTGAGCGGTAGTGAGTGACAAGCCCTTTAGAGCGTAGGACTTTCATCAAGGAATCTTGGTGACAGTCAGGCCAGGCCTCTGATGAAGAAGTTGCTGGACTTCCCGCATTCCTCTGACCACATGGCAGATGCCTTGATGATCGCAAACTCTGAAGTAATCAAAGCCTGCTGGCGCTTTGGTCAGCTTGGTCGGACTCATCTCATTCAGCCGGCTTTGGCCTGTGTTTCCTCTTCTGCCGCGGCACGAAGGAAATGCTTGTTTTGAGGTGACTCAAGCCCAGCCATCTGAGAGTCCGGCCTGTCCAAAGGTTTGTCCTCGACTTTGCGGTCTGGCTTGTCCAAGCCCATTAACAGTGGATGTATTCCTCTTCTTCTCTTTGTTGAGACCTCCTATGCAGATCTCGCGTCGTGGCCTTTCGGCCCTTCCGCGTGAGATGAATCTCTCATCTATATGAGAAGCCTGATACCCCCATGCGAAGGTATTGGCAGATGTCAAACAGGAGTTGCTTGAACAGGACGGTGCTGTTGTTAGAAGCTCTGCTGGTCCTCTTTTGCGTGTTCACTTGGATAAACCAGTATAAATACTGTAGTAATTGCACGACTTTTTGTATTCGAGCTTAAGGAATATGCTGCCAATAAAGAGCAGGAGAGCAGATGGCCTTCCTCAATGTTTGTTTCTTATTGCTTTCCAGTTTTGCGTTGCTTGATTATCTCGGTAAGCTCTTCTACGAGCGACTATCTGAATGGAAGGAAGCGCGTCAGCTTGTTGGTGGTCATCCAGAGATGCGCGGAGTTGATCTTGAACGAGATGACCTCATTTATTTCAAGGCAGATGAAGCCATCCGCGAGGTCGTTCTCGGGAATGATGAACCGGGTACCAACGATCCGTTCCTCGGTGAACTCTTCCTTCTTGATGAAGAGGGTTTTTAATGAGCCGCAAAAAGATGCCAGGGGAATGTACGACTTGGCCACCAAAGGGCGAGACCATGGTGGATCTGCAGTCATGCCCTTCGGCTGGTCATTCTGATTGCAGCAGCTTGGGTGTTGAACTAGACCATCGGGGTGAGGAGGAGGCCGAGATGGATGTGATCAGACTGTTTTCTTGAGCGTCACAATATTGCGGCACGTCAATTGTGCAGTCTCAATGTGTCATTGCCGCTCCCTGTCCGCTTCCACCCAAGCCATGGTGGAACAGGAAGGCGCAGACGAAGGCTCCTTCTTTCCAATGGTTGTTTCGTTCACCATTGGGCGCTGATCACTGCACTGACTCCCTGCTGGCGATGCAGGGAATCAGATCAGCGTTGTCTACGGTTCCATTTTTCAAAACCTTCCGTTTGCTGGGGATCCCACGGATCCGCAAGGCTCTTTTTTGTGACCGGAAAGGTACGTCAATCAATATCCACATCTCCACTACGACGGCGACTGGCGACCGAAACCGGCATCGAATTCAGCCTGTTCCCTGAGCCTTCAGGTTTTGTTCCTGGCCCCTTGAGCTACTTGGGGGCCGTACTGGTGCACTAGCGTGATGGGTGTGGCGGTTGATCGTGTAAGCGGCGTTTCAACGCCCAAGTCGGATCCAGTTTCCTGCGCGTCAAGTCGGGAATGACCGTGATCGTCACTGATACGGATGGGGCCTGGCGCATGGCGGACGTGATCCGGGGCGATGGTGGTTCCAGGAACTCCAGGATTCCGACGATGTTTCATGTGGCTGTTGTCGATACCGGCGTTATCAATTGGGTTGACGCCGATTATGTGACCCACATCGTTCCAAGGGTCTGAAGCCCTCGTTGGCACGGCGCGAGGCAGATCAGGTCTCGGAATGCAGACAGCAGCTCTGCCAGAGAAAAACCATCTGAGAATCAACCCGAGCTTCAAATGAAAGTGGCGCGCTTTTTGCTTAGGGACGGGAACAAGGTTGGTGCTGAAGTCTCACCAGAAGGGCTTCAGGTCTTCACCTACGAAGACCAGAAGGGACAAGTGATCCATGCGTTGGCCACGGTTAAAGCCGAAAGGGAATTCCTCAGGCAGGTTCCCTCGAAGCTGCTGCCCTTGTATATCCGTTTGGATCAGGCCCTTGCCAAGGCCGTTGGTCGGAGCTGAGAGGTTCTGCAGATCTTTCTCAGGCGAAACTACCGGTCAGATGACCGCTCGAAGTTGGTTTCGCCGCCCCTGAGTGGTTCGGGCCGTCCCGGGGCACTTCAGTCGTAGCCCTGTCGAAACGGGCTTAGACGTGCCATCTGCTACAAGCTGGTCGTATCGCCATA is a window encoding:
- a CDS encoding DUF3104 domain-containing protein produces the protein MTVIVTDTDGAWRMADVIRGDGGSRNSRIPTMFHVAVVDTGVINWVDADYVTHIVPRV